From Rudanella lutea DSM 19387, a single genomic window includes:
- a CDS encoding CaiB/BaiF CoA transferase family protein, translating into MTDRKPATGPLVGLRVLDLTRLLPGPLGTMLMADMGAEVIRIENPNSPDYVRMFPPHIEGESVNYLMYNRSKKSVLLDYQTPEGRAQFLDLVTTADVVVEQFRPGYLDRLGLGYATARARNPRVIYVSVTGYGQTGPYARLAGHDLNYLGISGVLGLTGNPAEAPTLPGVQLADIAGGSYGCVMGTLAAVYARERTGEGQHVDVSMTDAVMPLLSVAYSLFAGGMNPQRGQMPLSGGLPNYGVYPTKPEPDGRVRYVVLGALEPKFWLKFCNLLNKPDWMGFMLPQSPDELVAYKNQLQDLFLERTQAEWVQFGTEHDLLITPVHDLADLATDPHLTARNMVLTEHHPVVGSVPSIGVPIKFSATPAQPAWPAPKLGEDGSHDI; encoded by the coding sequence ATGACCGACCGTAAACCCGCCACCGGCCCGCTTGTGGGTCTTCGTGTTCTTGATCTCACCCGGTTGCTACCGGGCCCACTCGGTACCATGTTGATGGCCGATATGGGGGCCGAGGTGATTCGGATCGAGAACCCCAATAGCCCCGACTACGTTCGGATGTTTCCGCCCCACATCGAGGGCGAATCGGTCAACTACCTGATGTACAACCGCTCCAAGAAGAGTGTGTTGCTCGATTACCAGACTCCCGAAGGCCGGGCGCAGTTTCTCGATCTGGTCACCACGGCCGATGTCGTGGTCGAGCAGTTTCGGCCCGGCTACCTCGACCGGCTGGGGCTGGGTTACGCCACCGCCCGCGCCCGCAACCCCCGGGTCATTTATGTGTCGGTTACCGGGTATGGCCAAACAGGCCCCTACGCGCGCTTAGCCGGCCACGACCTTAATTATCTCGGTATATCGGGCGTGCTGGGTCTCACTGGCAACCCTGCCGAAGCGCCGACACTGCCCGGTGTTCAACTGGCCGACATTGCGGGGGGCTCGTACGGCTGTGTGATGGGGACTTTGGCGGCTGTGTACGCCCGCGAGCGCACGGGCGAGGGGCAGCACGTCGATGTATCGATGACCGACGCCGTCATGCCGTTGCTGTCGGTAGCCTACAGTCTGTTTGCGGGCGGTATGAACCCGCAGCGCGGCCAAATGCCTTTGTCGGGTGGGTTGCCCAATTATGGGGTGTACCCCACAAAACCGGAGCCCGATGGCCGGGTCAGGTATGTGGTGCTGGGGGCGCTGGAGCCCAAATTCTGGCTCAAATTCTGTAACCTGCTCAATAAGCCCGACTGGATGGGCTTCATGCTTCCACAAAGCCCCGACGAGCTGGTGGCTTACAAAAATCAGTTACAAGACCTGTTTCTGGAGCGGACCCAGGCTGAGTGGGTGCAGTTTGGCACCGAGCATGATCTGCTCATCACGCCGGTACATGATCTCGCCGATCTGGCTACCGACCCACATCTTACGGCCCGTAACATGGTTCTGACTGAACACCACCCCGTAGTAGGTTCTGTACCCTCAATTGGGGTACCGATCAAGTTTTCGGCAACGCCTGCTCAACCGGCATGGCCTGCTCCAAAACTGGGCGAAGATGGTAGTCATGATATTTAA